One part of the Mesomycoplasma conjunctivae genome encodes these proteins:
- a CDS encoding Mhp366/Mhp367 family surface (lipo)protein, giving the protein MTSKKRKFLSYILLMTPLLVVSCQRLASQPEIKDPIQKSSFIRPLENSKNQRQSDISQRENQVNKIRNQRQNKSLDQEIKSEQQDSPKKENIKSQEQKANESTLPTIAKKEENKETNKETNKNLNNVKPLDQADNNLVDKKITSNSETKSNDQNINQEKIVDQETSQKEENLNSKESQITNNILDYYNKSIDTTKFNLNSINRKVVGFNFAGLNSVKNQEIKSENIGWNQKFSTFKLEINDENIKQENENIFLGEKNTNAFVYNTQKLHNMQITNNISAKNRQFTYHNSNNIKNFYPLNYFAFKSPSYDDLENVAIYQRNIRFSSGTAILLNSKDGKAAFLTNSHVVHLLKGQTTFWELMNRKIQVRNQNFRSRLGSLTSFARYYDNGKIHTLDNSALIEIWLQKYILENSTRQVNNRLVANFIRESDINEYATNLYKKYFSLATNFDKKGQDVEIFYFDYQNFIKDVENLIDFYSKNKEKMFLVGNNTQGLNSKWHEQFSIFIDQFKKFEIFWNKISQFPPLEISNRSWDDQDVDYSTKVGLFYPEKLSAKNLFKGVFITKDPSDPKRLVPFFFATNGPGASGSGIYNLDGSLAFLNRSIVLNTNKPDIIYYDQFNLTSDLSSGVVLKTNKYDLVSEIKKHYLK; this is encoded by the coding sequence ATGACTAGTAAAAAAAGAAAATTTTTATCATATATTTTGTTAATGACACCCTTGCTTGTTGTTTCTTGTCAAAGACTTGCTAGCCAACCTGAAATTAAAGATCCAATTCAAAAGTCAAGTTTTATTAGACCACTAGAAAATAGTAAAAATCAAAGACAAAGTGATATAAGTCAAAGAGAAAATCAAGTTAATAAAATTAGAAATCAAAGACAAAACAAAAGTTTAGATCAAGAAATTAAAAGTGAGCAACAAGATAGTCCTAAAAAAGAAAATATAAAATCACAAGAACAAAAAGCTAATGAGTCAACTTTACCTACAATAGCTAAAAAAGAAGAAAATAAAGAGACAAATAAAGAGACAAATAAAAATTTAAATAATGTCAAACCTCTAGATCAGGCAGACAATAACTTAGTTGATAAAAAAATAACTTCCAACTCTGAGACAAAAAGCAATGATCAAAATATTAATCAAGAAAAAATAGTAGATCAAGAAACTAGTCAAAAAGAAGAAAATTTAAATAGTAAAGAATCGCAAATTACAAACAATATTTTAGATTACTATAACAAAAGTATTGATACAACTAAATTTAATCTTAATTCAATAAATAGAAAAGTTGTAGGTTTTAATTTTGCTGGCCTAAACTCTGTTAAGAATCAAGAAATTAAAAGTGAAAATATTGGTTGAAACCAAAAATTTTCAACTTTTAAACTAGAAATAAATGATGAAAATATAAAACAGGAAAATGAGAATATCTTTTTAGGTGAGAAAAATACCAATGCATTTGTTTATAATACTCAAAAATTGCATAATATGCAAATTACAAATAATATAAGTGCTAAAAATCGGCAATTTACTTATCATAATTCAAATAATATTAAGAATTTTTATCCTCTAAATTATTTTGCTTTTAAATCTCCTAGCTATGATGATTTAGAAAATGTTGCTATTTATCAAAGAAATATCCGTTTTAGTTCAGGGACAGCTATTCTTTTAAATAGTAAAGATGGAAAAGCTGCTTTTCTTACTAATAGCCATGTTGTTCATCTTTTAAAGGGTCAAACTACTTTTTGAGAATTAATGAATAGGAAAATTCAAGTTAGAAATCAAAATTTTAGATCACGATTGGGATCACTTACTAGCTTTGCTCGTTATTATGACAATGGCAAAATCCACACTTTGGATAACTCTGCTTTAATTGAAATTTGATTACAAAAATATATTTTAGAAAATAGTACTAGACAAGTTAATAATCGCCTTGTTGCAAACTTTATCAGAGAATCCGATATTAATGAATATGCAACTAATTTATATAAAAAATATTTTAGTTTAGCAACCAATTTTGATAAAAAAGGTCAAGATGTTGAAATTTTTTACTTTGATTACCAAAATTTTATTAAAGATGTTGAAAATCTTATTGACTTTTATAGTAAAAATAAAGAGAAAATGTTTTTAGTTGGAAATAATACTCAAGGTTTAAATAGCAAGTGGCATGAACAATTTAGTATTTTTATTGACCAATTTAAAAAATTTGAAATCTTTTGAAACAAAATATCACAGTTTCCACCACTAGAAATATCAAATCGGAGTTGAGATGATCAAGATGTTGATTATTCAACAAAAGTTGGTCTCTTTTATCCAGAAAAATTAAGTGCCAAGAATTTATTTAAAGGTGTTTTTATAACAAAAGATCCAAGTGATCCAAAGAGATTGGTGCCATTTTTCTTTGCTACTAATGGTCCTGGAGCATCAGGATCTGGGATTTATAATCTTGATGGTTCTTTAGCCTTTTTAAACAGAAGTATTGTTTTAAATACAAATAAACCTGATATTATTTACTATGATCAATTTAATTTAACTTCCGATTTGTCCTCTGGTGTTGTTTTAAAAACAAACAAATATGATTTAGTTTCCGAGATTAAAAAACATTATCTCAAATAA
- a CDS encoding phosphoglycerate kinase: protein MNYKNKKFIDEISFLDKKVIMRVDYNVPIKDGKITSTKRIDATIKTIKKIINDGGKLILLSHLGRIKSADDLPKKSLKIVAQKLQETLGQPVIFINKTRGQEVEEAVAKLEKGQILMLENTRFEDLNNKAESKNNPELGKYWASLADVFINEAFGTLHREHASNAGIAQNISESAIGYLVKYELDALAKVVDDPKRPFVAIIGGAKISDKIGVLSSLLEKADKVLIGGGMSYTFKKALGYEIGISICEEDKLDLAQGLLEKYRDKIILSIDAACAREFADVEPIYFKDNPLEIAKDAEGMDIGPLTIRLFKNHLQGAKTILWNGTLGVAEFKNFSIGTNQIARIIASIPNCYSVIGGGDSVAAIEAQGIQKHFSHISTGGGASITFIEKGDLIGLQYIQDKN, encoded by the coding sequence ATGAATTATAAAAACAAAAAATTCATTGATGAGATTTCTTTTTTAGACAAAAAAGTTATTATGCGCGTTGATTATAATGTTCCAATTAAAGATGGTAAAATTACATCAACCAAAAGAATTGATGCCACTATTAAAACTATTAAAAAGATTATTAATGATGGTGGAAAATTAATTTTGCTTTCCCATTTGGGGAGAATCAAATCTGCAGATGATTTGCCAAAAAAATCACTCAAAATTGTAGCTCAGAAATTGCAAGAAACACTTGGACAACCTGTTATTTTTATCAATAAAACTCGTGGGCAAGAAGTAGAAGAAGCAGTTGCAAAGCTTGAAAAAGGGCAAATTTTAATGCTCGAAAACACCCGTTTTGAAGATTTAAATAATAAAGCTGAATCTAAAAATAATCCTGAGCTTGGAAAATATTGAGCCTCATTAGCTGATGTTTTTATCAACGAAGCCTTTGGTACACTACATCGTGAGCATGCATCTAATGCTGGAATTGCTCAAAATATCTCTGAATCTGCCATTGGTTATCTTGTCAAATATGAATTAGATGCCCTTGCTAAAGTGGTAGATGATCCAAAAAGACCTTTTGTCGCTATTATTGGTGGTGCTAAAATATCTGATAAAATTGGTGTTCTTTCTTCTCTATTAGAAAAAGCTGACAAAGTTCTAATCGGTGGTGGTATGTCCTATACTTTCAAAAAAGCACTAGGTTATGAAATTGGAATCTCAATTTGTGAAGAAGACAAACTTGATTTAGCACAAGGCTTGCTTGAGAAATATCGTGATAAAATAATTCTCTCAATTGATGCAGCTTGTGCACGCGAATTTGCTGATGTTGAGCCAATTTATTTTAAAGATAATCCACTAGAAATTGCAAAAGATGCCGAAGGAATGGATATTGGTCCACTTACCATAAGACTGTTTAAAAATCATCTTCAAGGAGCCAAAACTATTTTATGAAACGGTACTCTTGGAGTAGCTGAGTTTAAAAATTTTAGTATTGGGACAAATCAAATAGCAAGAATTATTGCTTCCATCCCTAATTGTTATAGTGTAATCGGTGGCGGTGATTCGGTAGCTGCTATTGAGGCACAAGGAATTCAAAAACACTTTAGTCATATTTCCACCGGTGGTGGTGCTTCAATTACTTTTATTGAAAAAGGTGATTTAATAGGGCTACAATATATCCAAGATAAAAACTAA
- a CDS encoding diadenylate cyclase, producing the protein MEQISIATLVLVIISLVLILIFSAFFSYIHIRSLLKNKVKASFNDLGITTQKKIIYELFYAARFLSKNKIGALITIQQSDLLDDFRTDGVTIDAKITASLLIAIFQKNSPLHDGAVVIVDDRILYASTYFSVSDSNLSDRYGARHRAALGIAEQSDSVTIVISEQTGEIIIAHKGNFLKVTNLEMFGDILEKEINS; encoded by the coding sequence ATGGAGCAAATAAGTATTGCCACATTAGTTTTAGTTATAATATCATTGGTTCTAATTCTTATTTTTAGTGCCTTTTTTTCGTATATACATATTCGCAGTTTGCTTAAAAACAAAGTAAAAGCTAGTTTTAATGATTTAGGAATTACAACTCAAAAAAAAATTATTTATGAGTTGTTTTATGCCGCTCGTTTTTTATCTAAAAATAAAATTGGCGCTCTTATTACTATTCAGCAAAGTGATTTATTAGATGATTTTCGCACCGATGGTGTAACTATTGATGCCAAAATTACTGCATCGCTTTTAATTGCTATTTTTCAAAAAAATTCTCCTCTTCATGATGGAGCAGTTGTCATTGTTGATGATCGAATTTTGTATGCATCAACATATTTTAGTGTCTCTGATTCCAATTTGTCTGACCGTTATGGAGCGCGCCACCGGGCTGCCTTAGGAATTGCAGAACAATCAGACTCGGTCACCATTGTTATTTCAGAACAAACTGGTGAGATAATCATTGCGCACAAAGGGAATTTTTTGAAAGTTACTAACTTAGAAATGTTTGGCGATATTCTTGAAAAAGAAATAAATAGTTAA
- the mgtE gene encoding magnesium transporter, translating into MNVLYNLVINKQVNQVRNYTQEIPLQEVAEEVSKFNTFDRLLFFRMLDTETAGEIFSYFSLEIQEEIISGLPDHIMDQLLDELYIDEIAGLIDEVPDNVAKRILHNIDSETRKKVNLLLRYSDDQIGSFMSVDIVYLNNDSTCKQALEKIRKYKDIAELVHYYYVVDSHKRLVGAVTLEDIVFSEPNLPISQILFVVPFLNTSDNKEVAASIFAKNDFSVLPVVNSANKLIGMVTSDDIIEIVQEEATSDMYKLAGISSKEIDDSYIKRSVLQIVKSRIFWLIILMFGSTLSQYIIQQFTDVIDNGQVFKTLGLSAFVSTIVSMIPVISGAAGNAGSQSATTIVRVLSLNNIEGKSFFKKVLTKEISVGFLIGFTLMVFNFLRLIIYFLISGELFNNNPLSNNSFFSTRDYILIISLASSISLLLVIVFSKILGATIPLIAQRFNRDPAVMSAPVLATLTDSISTFIFFGITILVFLII; encoded by the coding sequence ATGAATGTTCTTTACAATTTAGTAATTAACAAACAAGTCAATCAAGTTAGAAACTATACACAAGAAATTCCCCTACAAGAAGTTGCTGAGGAAGTTAGCAAATTCAACACTTTTGACCGATTATTGTTTTTCCGCATGTTGGATACCGAAACTGCAGGTGAGATTTTTAGCTACTTTTCTTTAGAAATTCAAGAAGAAATCATTAGTGGTTTACCAGATCATATCATGGATCAACTTTTAGATGAGCTCTATATTGATGAAATTGCTGGTTTGATCGATGAAGTTCCTGATAATGTTGCTAAGAGGATCTTACATAATATTGACTCCGAAACTCGAAAAAAAGTTAATTTATTACTTCGCTACAGCGATGATCAAATTGGCTCTTTTATGTCAGTTGACATTGTCTACCTTAATAATGATAGCACTTGTAAACAAGCTCTTGAAAAAATTCGCAAATATAAAGATATTGCTGAATTAGTCCATTATTACTATGTAGTTGATAGTCATAAAAGACTTGTCGGTGCGGTCACACTTGAAGATATTGTCTTTAGCGAACCTAATTTACCAATTAGCCAGATATTATTTGTAGTACCCTTTTTAAATACTAGTGATAACAAAGAAGTAGCTGCTAGTATTTTTGCCAAAAACGATTTTTCAGTACTTCCTGTGGTAAATTCTGCAAACAAGTTAATTGGAATGGTAACAAGTGATGACATCATTGAAATTGTTCAAGAAGAAGCAACATCTGATATGTATAAATTAGCTGGTATTTCTTCTAAAGAAATTGATGATTCCTATATTAAAAGAAGTGTCTTACAAATTGTTAAATCTAGAATTTTTTGACTTATTATTTTAATGTTTGGTTCTACATTATCACAATATATTATTCAACAGTTCACAGATGTAATTGATAATGGTCAAGTTTTTAAGACACTTGGACTCTCAGCTTTTGTTAGTACGATTGTTTCCATGATTCCGGTTATCTCAGGAGCGGCAGGTAATGCTGGTTCGCAATCAGCTACTACCATTGTGCGTGTACTTTCACTAAACAATATTGAGGGTAAATCTTTTTTTAAAAAAGTTTTAACTAAAGAAATATCAGTTGGCTTTTTAATTGGCTTTACCTTAATGGTCTTTAATTTTTTACGATTAATTATTTATTTTTTAATTTCGGGTGAACTTTTTAATAACAATCCACTTTCTAACAATTCTTTTTTTAGTACTCGCGATTATATTTTGATAATTTCATTAGCTTCATCAATTAGTTTGTTGTTAGTTATAGTTTTTTCCAAAATTCTTGGAGCAACAATTCCCTTAATTGCACAAAGATTTAATCGTGATCCAGCTGTTATGTCTGCTCCTGTTTTGGCCACATTGACAGATTCAATTTCGACTTTTATTTTTTTTGGAATAACTATTTTGGTTTTTTTAATTATTTAG
- a CDS encoding PQ-loop domain-containing transporter gives MTIAIDVIGWFATVLTAIVGIPMVVDTFRNKKVNHVPILSWWIYYLGIFFYAVFGLLQRSNQIIFTQLFSGLTTTIFISQFSIYKNANRQISVVAKFSSLITAFLVFASIVAIAIAHFSVKNISSNGVDIVALLAGLFIGVAFLPQTILGIKNKTLFNIPIFFIVDLVIFNSLWDIFYLLQLGVIPVSAIVLQSIGLAIAVIQMTFYFIQLFDKKVNPKLKIVWI, from the coding sequence ATGACTATAGCAATTGATGTAATTGGTTGATTTGCCACAGTGTTAACTGCGATTGTCGGAATTCCTATGGTAGTCGATACATTTAGAAATAAAAAAGTTAATCATGTTCCAATTTTAAGTTGGTGAATTTATTATCTAGGTATTTTTTTCTATGCAGTTTTTGGTTTATTGCAAAGAAGTAATCAAATTATTTTTACGCAATTATTTAGTGGGCTAACAACTACAATTTTTATTAGCCAATTTAGTATTTATAAAAATGCCAATCGACAAATAAGTGTTGTAGCTAAATTTTCATCGCTAATAACTGCATTTTTAGTATTTGCAAGCATCGTAGCAATCGCAATTGCCCACTTTAGTGTTAAAAATATTTCATCTAATGGTGTTGATATTGTTGCATTATTAGCAGGCTTATTTATTGGAGTAGCATTTTTACCACAAACCATATTGGGTATTAAAAATAAAACTCTTTTCAATATCCCAATATTTTTCATTGTTGATCTTGTAATTTTTAATAGCTTATGAGATATTTTCTACCTACTACAATTGGGTGTAATTCCAGTTTCAGCTATTGTGCTACAATCTATTGGTCTTGCTATCGCAGTTATCCAAATGACATTTTACTTTATCCAACTATTTGACAAAAAAGTGAATCCCAAACTAAAAATTGTTTGAATTTAG
- a CDS encoding division/cell wall cluster transcriptional repressor MraZ, with protein sequence MFGTSLRILDEKNRIVIPPSFRENLGTEFYISINLDQLLEIRNQAEFDAIIEKITKANSLNKNLRNFARYFLGNSVKVSIDKQGRFLIPKHLLDLAAIDKKLYLVGVGKKIEIWPQQKYEAFNTWFQNKDNIVELEEELINSGVEL encoded by the coding sequence ATGTTTGGAACCTCTTTGAGAATACTTGATGAAAAAAATAGAATTGTAATTCCGCCCTCTTTTAGGGAAAATTTAGGAACTGAATTTTATATTTCTATTAATCTAGACCAACTTCTTGAAATTAGAAACCAAGCAGAATTTGATGCCATTATTGAAAAAATAACAAAAGCTAATTCACTAAATAAAAATTTACGTAATTTTGCGCGTTATTTTTTAGGTAATAGTGTTAAAGTATCTATTGACAAACAAGGTAGATTTTTGATTCCAAAACATCTTCTTGATTTGGCTGCTATCGATAAAAAATTATATTTAGTTGGAGTTGGTAAAAAAATTGAAATCTGACCTCAACAAAAGTATGAAGCCTTTAATACTTGATTCCAAAACAAGGATAATATTGTGGAACTAGAAGAAGAATTGATTAATTCTGGAGTAGAGCTCTAA
- the rsmH gene encoding 16S rRNA (cytosine(1402)-N(4))-methyltransferase RsmH: MHIPVLIDSLIENLNIREDGIYVDLTLGRGGHAAAILSKLTTGLLIVFDKDEKAIEESKERLLAISKNVIFIWEDFRNFAVELEKRQIYKVDGFIMDLGVSSPQIDQGERGFSYTKNARLDMRMNQNQELDAHHVVNNYNQDLLTKVLQNYGELKNARSLTKAIIDSRPINTTFELVNLIRSSSPAALLRKKNIVKNVFQAIRIEVNDELGALEAFLSLFISYLKQDSQVAIITFHSLEDRIVKMKFKSLLISSKTHLFDPRAQQFSVKTIKPSTSEIQLNKRSKSAKLRILSKNY, translated from the coding sequence ATGCATATTCCGGTGCTAATTGATTCTTTAATAGAAAATTTAAATATTAGAGAAGATGGCATTTATGTAGATTTAACCCTTGGTAGAGGGGGACATGCAGCTGCTATTTTATCTAAGCTTACAACAGGTCTTTTAATTGTTTTTGATAAAGATGAAAAAGCTATCGAAGAAAGCAAAGAAAGATTACTAGCTATATCCAAAAATGTTATTTTTATTTGAGAAGATTTTCGTAATTTTGCTGTGGAGTTAGAAAAACGGCAAATTTATAAAGTAGATGGTTTTATTATGGATTTAGGTGTTTCTTCGCCACAAATCGATCAAGGTGAGCGGGGATTCTCTTATACCAAAAATGCTCGTTTAGATATGAGGATGAATCAAAATCAAGAATTAGATGCTCACCATGTTGTTAATAATTATAATCAAGATTTGTTAACCAAAGTTTTACAAAATTATGGTGAGCTTAAAAATGCTCGTTCGTTAACTAAAGCAATAATTGATTCACGCCCAATTAATACTACTTTTGAACTTGTTAATTTAATTAGAAGTAGTAGTCCAGCTGCTTTATTGCGCAAGAAAAATATTGTAAAAAATGTTTTTCAAGCAATACGAATTGAAGTAAATGATGAATTGGGAGCTCTTGAAGCTTTCCTTAGTTTGTTTATAAGTTATTTAAAACAGGACTCCCAAGTAGCAATTATTACTTTTCATTCTCTTGAAGATAGAATAGTTAAAATGAAGTTTAAATCATTGTTAATTTCTAGTAAAACTCATTTGTTTGATCCTAGAGCTCAACAATTTAGTGTCAAAACAATTAAACCTAGTACATCAGAAATTCAGTTAAATAAGAGATCTAAAAGTGCTAAGTTAAGAATTTTAAGTAAGAATTATTAG
- a CDS encoding FtsZ/tubulin family protein codes for MGLGDFGIDVVKALPFDDSAIFSKKFVNNINQLTTSVLHPSNSILTQDYEFNYDIDLAEEVFLQKSEEIKTQIANAVIIFLIHGLGGATGSGAALAISQIARQEKKVVISIALSPNEYASTNIHNNTSDCINKIKSIVSSCILLSYQRISEEYQGFQVRDVKQLIINKIASIINTITSILVPINPVINIDISLVKSVLTNSKFLFINSSSANGNHRANKAVEKLLNNNFSDFEFNSGDEMIIAIYSDEKIQVKEVNEILQKVKSKFRKDIKYSHGVYHRKNLGDNITIGIIASQKKYDYEINTNPHNQLENSEENVDLSLVSFTN; via the coding sequence ATGGGATTAGGTGATTTTGGAATTGATGTGGTAAAAGCTTTACCATTTGATGATTCAGCTATTTTTTCTAAAAAGTTTGTTAATAATATTAATCAACTAACAACATCAGTTCTCCATCCTAGTAATTCAATCTTAACTCAAGATTATGAATTTAATTATGACATTGACTTAGCAGAAGAAGTTTTCTTACAAAAAAGTGAAGAAATAAAAACACAAATCGCAAATGCAGTAATTATATTTCTCATTCATGGTTTGGGAGGCGCCACAGGAAGTGGGGCAGCCTTGGCCATTTCGCAAATTGCTCGCCAGGAGAAAAAAGTTGTTATTTCAATAGCGCTTTCTCCTAACGAGTACGCAAGCACAAATATTCATAATAATACATCCGATTGTATTAACAAAATCAAATCTATTGTAAGCTCTTGTATATTATTATCATATCAGCGAATATCAGAAGAATATCAAGGGTTTCAAGTTAGAGATGTTAAGCAATTAATTATTAATAAAATTGCTAGCATCATCAATACAATTACTAGCATTCTTGTTCCCATTAATCCAGTGATAAATATTGATATCTCTTTGGTCAAAAGTGTTTTAACTAATAGTAAATTTCTATTTATTAATAGCTCAAGTGCTAATGGCAATCATCGTGCGAACAAAGCAGTTGAAAAATTATTAAATAATAACTTTAGTGATTTTGAATTTAATAGTGGTGATGAGATGATAATTGCTATTTATTCAGATGAGAAAATACAAGTCAAGGAAGTCAATGAAATATTACAGAAAGTCAAATCTAAGTTCCGTAAAGACATCAAATATAGTCATGGTGTCTATCATAGAAAGAATTTAGGTGACAATATTACCATTGGAATCATTGCAAGTCAAAAAAAGTACGATTACGAAATTAATACAAATCCTCACAATCAACTAGAAAATAGTGAAGAAAATGTTGATTTGTCATTGGTTAGCTTTACCAACTAG